One genomic region from Strix uralensis isolate ZFMK-TIS-50842 chromosome 5, bStrUra1, whole genome shotgun sequence encodes:
- the MPST gene encoding 3-mercaptopyruvate sulfurtransferase isoform X2: MSQQLLYRALVSAKWLSEAIKSQQAGLSLRIMDASWYLPKMKRDPKREFEERHIPGAVFFDIDQCSDRTSPYDHMLPKADDFAEYVGKLGVGNDSHVVVYDGSDQGLFSAPRVWWMFRAFGHEAVSLLDGGLKNWQQEGNALSSGKSQVAPTEFHASLDKSLVKTYEDVLDNLDSHHFQLVDARAAGRFRGVEPEPRDGIEPGHVPGSMNIPFTDFLTESGLEKTPEQICSLFQEKKARHWEHCGD; encoded by the exons ATGTCGCAACAACTCCTCTACCGTGCTCTGGTATCTGCAAAATGGCTTTCAGAAGCCATCAAGTCACAGCAAGCTGGTCTGTCCTTGAGAATCATGGATGCGTCCTGGTATTTGCCAAAGATGAAGCGTGACCCGAAGCGGGAATTTGAGGAGCGCCATATCCCTGGTGCAGTTTTCTTTGACATTGACCAGTGCAGTGACCGTACTTCACCTTATGACCACATGCTGCCCAAGGCTGATGACTTTGCTGAGTATGTGGGGAAGCTGGGTGTGGGGAATGATTCCCATGTTGTGGTGTATGATGGCAGCGACCAAGGTCTCTTCTCAGCGCCCCGGGTGTGGTGGATGTTTCGGGCCTTCGGACATGAAGCTGTCTCCCTTCTGGATGGTGGTCTGAAGAACTGGCAGCAAGAGGGAAATGCGCTGAGCTCTGGGAAAAGCCAGGTAGCTCCCACAGAGTTCCACGCCTCCTTGGACAAGTCCCTGGTGAAAACATATGAGGATGTCTTAGATAACTTGGATTCCCACCACTTCCAACTAGTGGATGCACGTGCTGCAGGACGGTTCCGGGGAGTAGAGCCAGAGCCCCGAGATG GAATTGAGCCTGGTCATGTCCCTGGGTCGATGAACATCCCCTTCACCGATTTCCTCACAGAGTCTGGCTTAGAGAAGACCCCTGAGCAGATCTGCAGTCTGTTCCAGGAGAAGAAG GCAAGGCACTGGGAACATTGTGGAGACTGA
- the MPST gene encoding 3-mercaptopyruvate sulfurtransferase isoform X1, which yields MSQQLLYRALVSAKWLSEAIKSQQAGLSLRIMDASWYLPKMKRDPKREFEERHIPGAVFFDIDQCSDRTSPYDHMLPKADDFAEYVGKLGVGNDSHVVVYDGSDQGLFSAPRVWWMFRAFGHEAVSLLDGGLKNWQQEGNALSSGKSQVAPTEFHASLDKSLVKTYEDVLDNLDSHHFQLVDARAAGRFRGVEPEPRDGIEPGHVPGSMNIPFTDFLTESGLEKTPEQICSLFQEKKVDLLKPVVATCGSGVTACHVALGAYLCGKPDVAVYDGAWVEWYMRALPENIISEGKGKTV from the exons ATGTCGCAACAACTCCTCTACCGTGCTCTGGTATCTGCAAAATGGCTTTCAGAAGCCATCAAGTCACAGCAAGCTGGTCTGTCCTTGAGAATCATGGATGCGTCCTGGTATTTGCCAAAGATGAAGCGTGACCCGAAGCGGGAATTTGAGGAGCGCCATATCCCTGGTGCAGTTTTCTTTGACATTGACCAGTGCAGTGACCGTACTTCACCTTATGACCACATGCTGCCCAAGGCTGATGACTTTGCTGAGTATGTGGGGAAGCTGGGTGTGGGGAATGATTCCCATGTTGTGGTGTATGATGGCAGCGACCAAGGTCTCTTCTCAGCGCCCCGGGTGTGGTGGATGTTTCGGGCCTTCGGACATGAAGCTGTCTCCCTTCTGGATGGTGGTCTGAAGAACTGGCAGCAAGAGGGAAATGCGCTGAGCTCTGGGAAAAGCCAGGTAGCTCCCACAGAGTTCCACGCCTCCTTGGACAAGTCCCTGGTGAAAACATATGAGGATGTCTTAGATAACTTGGATTCCCACCACTTCCAACTAGTGGATGCACGTGCTGCAGGACGGTTCCGGGGAGTAGAGCCAGAGCCCCGAGATG GAATTGAGCCTGGTCATGTCCCTGGGTCGATGAACATCCCCTTCACCGATTTCCTCACAGAGTCTGGCTTAGAGAAGACCCCTGAGCAGATCTGCAGTCTGTTCCAGGAGAAGAAGGTGGACCTCTTAAAGCCAGTGGTAGCCACATGTGGCTCTGGGGTCACTGCCTGCCACGTGGCTCTGGGGGCATACCTCTGTGGCAAACCAGATGTTGCTGTGTATGATGGGGCCTGGGTGGAATGGTACATGCGGGCACTgcctgaaaatattatttctgaggGAAAGGGCAAGACGGTGTAA
- the LOC141944541 gene encoding thiosulfate sulfurtransferase, whose translation MARQVLGRALVTAKWLSEAVRAGRVGTSLRVLDASWYPPQERNARQEFKERHIPGASFFDIEECRDQSSPYDFMLPSESHFADYVGRLGVSNDTHVVVYDGDELGTFYAPRAWWMFRAFGHKEVSVLNGGFKNWVKEGHPVTAEVSQPTPAVFKAKLNTALLKTFEEMMLNVGSLRFQVVDSRPEGRFRGTELDQGLESGHIPGAVNIPFRSFLTETGHEKSIEEIQQIFCENKVDLSKPLTATCRKGVTACHIALAAYLCGKRDVAVYDGSWSEWFHRAPPHYKVSELKRNKA comes from the exons ATGGCGCGGCAGGTGCTCGGCAGGGCTCTAGTCACCGCGAAATGGCTCTCGGAGGCCGTGCGGGCCGGGAGGGTGGGGACGAGCCTGCGGGTACTGGATGCTTCTTGGTACCCGCCACAGGAGCGAAATGCCCGGCAGGAGTTCAAGGAGAGGCACATCCCCGGGGCGTCCTTCTTTGACATCGAGGAATGTCGGGACCAGTCCTCCCCTTATGACTTCATGCTGCCCAGCGAGTCCCACTTTGCCGACTACGTGGGGCGTCTGGGGGTCAGCAACGACACCCACGTGGTGGTGTACGATGGGGACGAGCTGGGCACCTTCTATGCCCCCCGCGCCTGGTGGATGTTCCGGGCCTTTGGTCACAAGGAGGTCTCTGTGCTGAACGGTGGCTTCAAGAACTGGGTGAAGGAGGGTCACCCTGTCACAGCGGAGGTCAGTCAGCCCACCCCGGCTGTCTTTAAGGCAAAGCTGAACACAGCCCTGCTGAAGACCTTTGAGGAGATGATGCTGAACGTGGGGTCCCTGCGGTTCCAGGTGGTGGATTCCCGCCCCGAAGGCCGGTTCCGGGGGACTGAGCTGGACCAAG GGCTGGAATCTGGTCACATCCCTGGCGCTGTGAATATACCCTTCCGCTCATTCCTAACAGAAACTGGCCATGAGAAGAGTATTGAGGAGATCCAACAAATATTCTGTGAGAATAAAGTGGATCTCTCAAAGCCACTGACGGCCACGTGCCGTAAAGGTGTCACGGCATGTCACATTGCCTTGGCAGCCTACCTGTGTGGGAAGCGTGATGTGGCTGTTTATGATGGTTCCTGGTCAGAGTGGTTCCACCGTGCCCCACCTCACTACAAGGTCTCTGAGTTGAAGCGCAACAAGGCCTAG